In one window of Photobacterium leiognathi DNA:
- a CDS encoding sigma-54-dependent transcriptional regulator, with protein MNQTRVLVVEDDEGLREALVDTLALAGYQWIEAESAEDALVIMKSQAVDIVVSDVQMAGMDGLGLLRSIKLNWPKVQVLLMTAYANIEDAVAAMREGAIDYMAKPFAPEVLLNMVGRYAPIKKQSSKTVVADPKSIKLLALADKVAKTDASVMVLGPSGSGKEVLSRHIHDNSERRDGPFIAINCAAIPENMLEATLFGYEKGAFTGAVQACPGKFEQAQGGTLLLDEISEMDLNLQAKLLRVLQEREVERLGGRKSIKLDVRILATSNRDLKTYVAEGHFREDLYYRLNVFPIAWPALGDRKGDILPLASLFAERHSIQQGNVVPTISQAAQDKLLQYPWPGNVRELDNVIQRALILCENNQIQQQDILLEHFDWLDTESPEVVTTSEPSVIAVRPKVPTTGEGLGSELREQEFSIILETLVACDGSRKDVAEQLGISPRTLRYKLAKMRDAGIEIPA; from the coding sequence ATGAACCAAACGAGAGTCTTAGTTGTTGAGGATGACGAAGGATTACGTGAAGCACTTGTCGATACGTTAGCGCTGGCTGGTTATCAATGGATTGAAGCTGAAAGTGCGGAAGATGCGTTAGTGATCATGAAGTCTCAAGCGGTTGATATTGTTGTCTCTGATGTACAAATGGCAGGAATGGACGGGTTAGGCTTGCTGCGAAGTATTAAGCTTAATTGGCCGAAAGTGCAGGTGCTGTTGATGACCGCTTACGCCAATATTGAAGATGCTGTTGCTGCAATGCGTGAAGGTGCTATTGATTACATGGCAAAACCGTTTGCACCGGAAGTGCTGCTTAATATGGTTGGACGTTATGCGCCGATTAAAAAGCAAAGCAGTAAAACGGTCGTTGCAGATCCGAAAAGTATTAAATTGTTGGCACTGGCTGACAAAGTTGCTAAAACCGATGCCAGTGTGATGGTATTAGGGCCAAGTGGTTCAGGTAAAGAAGTGTTATCTCGCCATATTCACGATAACTCTGAACGTCGAGATGGTCCCTTTATTGCTATTAACTGTGCTGCTATTCCTGAGAACATGTTGGAAGCGACCTTATTTGGTTATGAGAAAGGCGCATTTACTGGCGCTGTGCAAGCATGCCCTGGTAAATTTGAGCAGGCACAAGGCGGTACACTGCTGTTAGATGAAATCAGTGAAATGGATTTGAATCTACAGGCGAAATTATTACGTGTATTACAAGAGCGAGAAGTGGAACGTCTAGGTGGTCGCAAAAGCATTAAGCTAGATGTGCGTATTCTTGCAACCAGTAACCGAGATCTTAAGACTTATGTTGCTGAAGGGCATTTTCGTGAAGATTTGTATTACCGTTTGAATGTTTTCCCAATTGCATGGCCCGCATTAGGGGATCGTAAGGGAGATATTCTACCCTTAGCTTCATTATTTGCTGAACGGCACAGTATCCAACAAGGAAATGTGGTACCTACTATAAGCCAAGCAGCACAAGATAAATTGCTGCAATATCCGTGGCCTGGCAATGTGCGTGAATTAGATAATGTGATTCAACGGGCATTGATTTTATGTGAAAACAATCAGATCCAGCAGCAAGATATTTTATTAGAACATTTTGATTGGCTTGATACAGAAAGCCCCGAAGTAGTAACAACATCTGAGCCAAGCGTGATTGCTGTTCGCCCGAAAGTGCCGACAACAGGAGAAGGGTTAGGCAGTGAGTTACGTGAACAAGAATTTAGCATTATTTTAGAAACGCTGGTGGCCTGTGATGGCAGCCGTAAAGATGTGGCAGAACAGCTTGGGATAAGCCCACGAACCTTACGTTATAAACTCGCAAAAATGCGTGATGCTGGCATTGAAATCCCTGCGTAG
- the fliE gene encoding flagellar hook-basal body complex protein FliE: MKVNGLQAEMQAMRLDAQNSSSPATAQQVSADFGNLLSDALKTVNHLQGQSSELATRFDQGDRSVSLSDVMIARNKSSVAFEATVQVRNKMVQAYKELMNMQV, translated from the coding sequence ATGAAAGTAAACGGACTACAAGCAGAAATGCAAGCAATGAGGCTGGATGCCCAAAACTCCTCATCCCCAGCCACAGCACAACAAGTGAGTGCTGATTTTGGCAACCTTCTTAGTGATGCGCTGAAAACAGTGAATCATCTTCAAGGACAATCTAGCGAATTAGCAACACGTTTCGATCAAGGTGACCGCAGTGTGTCTTTATCTGATGTGATGATCGCAAGAAACAAGTCCAGCGTTGCGTTTGAAGCAACGGTTCAAGTTCGCAATAAAATGGTACAAGCGTACAAAGAATTAATGAATATGCAGGTATAA
- the fliF gene encoding flagellar basal-body MS-ring/collar protein FliF, translating into MAEENINQPLAVSGNGSAPALHDDAGLDQGADISEKKASSTDSILGNLDLLRQVILVLSVAICVALIVLVTMWIKEPEMRPLGTYETEELIPILDHFDQKKIEYQLDGNTIRVPAEEYSAIKLDLTRSGLNTRTVEGDDILLQDMGFGVSQRLESERLKLSRERQLARAIEQISQVRKAQVLLATPKQSVFVRHNQEATATVFLTLSSGGSLGQQEVDSIVDMVATAVPGLRPTRVTVTDQHGRLLSSGTEDPSATAKRKEYELERKQEQSLREKIDAILMPVLGLGNYTSQVDVAMDFSALEETRKRYDPATAATRSEFTLEDINGGNTVSGIPGALSNQPPVDSAIPQNVKDMQSGSGGADGSVHRESTRNYELDTTISHKRAQTGTIARQTVSVAVDYKTITDPATGDVTRVPVSEAEIAKIRRLLMGGIGFSEARGDLLEVLSVPFALPESQVAADLPIWENPNFNNWVRWVAAALVIIVVIMVLVRPAMRKLLYPNQAPDGTPLDENGMPILANTTDSVGLIGAELDGGEGFELSSSSLDLPNLHRDEDLLKAVRALVDNEPDLAAQVVKSWVNEDG; encoded by the coding sequence GTGGCAGAAGAAAACATTAATCAACCATTAGCCGTATCAGGGAATGGGTCAGCACCTGCTTTGCATGATGATGCAGGTCTTGATCAAGGGGCTGATATTTCAGAGAAGAAAGCTTCTTCGACAGATAGCATTTTGGGCAATTTAGATCTCTTACGCCAAGTGATCTTAGTGTTGTCTGTGGCTATCTGTGTAGCGCTAATTGTGTTGGTCACAATGTGGATCAAAGAGCCTGAAATGCGCCCATTAGGCACTTATGAAACAGAAGAGCTTATTCCGATCCTTGATCACTTCGATCAAAAGAAAATCGAATACCAATTAGATGGTAATACCATCCGTGTTCCTGCTGAAGAATACAGCGCGATTAAGCTTGACCTTACACGTTCAGGGTTAAATACACGTACGGTTGAAGGTGACGATATTCTGTTACAGGACATGGGCTTTGGTGTTTCTCAGCGTCTTGAAAGCGAACGTTTAAAGCTAAGCCGTGAACGTCAGCTTGCTCGTGCTATTGAGCAAATTAGCCAAGTACGTAAAGCGCAGGTTTTATTGGCGACACCAAAACAAAGTGTCTTTGTTCGTCATAATCAAGAAGCAACAGCAACGGTATTTTTAACCCTTTCTTCTGGTGGTTCGCTTGGTCAACAAGAGGTGGATTCAATTGTTGATATGGTGGCAACTGCAGTACCTGGCTTACGCCCGACTCGTGTGACGGTGACCGATCAACATGGTCGTTTATTGAGTTCTGGTACTGAAGATCCAAGTGCGACTGCAAAGCGAAAAGAGTACGAATTAGAACGTAAGCAAGAGCAATCACTGCGTGAGAAAATTGATGCGATTTTAATGCCGGTTTTAGGGCTTGGTAATTACACATCTCAAGTTGATGTTGCGATGGATTTCTCGGCTTTAGAAGAAACTCGTAAGCGTTATGATCCGGCAACTGCAGCGACACGCAGTGAATTTACGTTAGAAGATATCAATGGTGGTAATACAGTTTCAGGCATTCCAGGCGCACTAAGTAATCAGCCGCCAGTCGATTCTGCAATCCCACAGAATGTTAAAGATATGCAATCAGGTAGTGGTGGTGCTGATGGCTCTGTGCATCGAGAATCAACCCGCAACTATGAATTAGATACCACTATTAGCCATAAACGCGCGCAGACTGGCACCATTGCACGTCAAACCGTGTCTGTGGCAGTGGATTATAAAACCATTACCGATCCTGCAACGGGCGATGTGACACGTGTACCTGTATCTGAAGCTGAAATTGCGAAGATCCGCCGTTTATTAATGGGTGGTATTGGTTTTTCTGAAGCCCGTGGTGATTTACTTGAAGTGCTATCTGTGCCATTCGCATTACCTGAATCACAAGTAGCAGCAGATCTGCCTATTTGGGAAAACCCGAACTTTAATAATTGGGTTCGTTGGGTAGCTGCAGCACTGGTGATCATCGTGGTGATCATGGTGCTCGTACGTCCAGCAATGCGCAAATTACTTTATCCAAACCAAGCCCCAGATGGTACGCCATTGGATGAAAATGGTATGCCGATATTGGCGAATACAACTGATAGTGTTGGCTTAATAGGTGCTGAATTAGATGGTGGTGAAGGATTTGAATTAAGCTCAAGTAGCTTAGATTTACCAAATTTACATAGAGATGAAGACTTACTCAAAGCCGTCCGAGCATTGGTGGATAATGAACCCGATCTCGCAGCGCAAGTGGTTAAAAGTTGGGTGAATGAAGATGGCTAA
- the fliH gene encoding flagellar assembly protein FliH, with amino-acid sequence MSDERRRGFFRASDHQAQELERWAYPDYSEDRPEYTENAFNYQPQPIIEEFEPEEEPGPPPLTAADLEAMQQSAYEEGLEQGKQAGHADGFKAGHAEGLAAGNAEGLEQGLQQGLVQAQQQITEQVNHLATVAEKLLTPINQVDREVEDQVMQLALGLAKELIRVEVKTNPQVILNTIREVVATLPVANREITMHLHPEDIALVKQNFTDEDLHERKWKLISEPGLNRGDLQVNSQDTSVDYFIDERIRHSLTTFEAMNSSVREQSE; translated from the coding sequence ATGAGTGATGAACGTCGTCGTGGCTTTTTTCGTGCATCGGATCACCAAGCGCAAGAGCTAGAACGTTGGGCATACCCTGATTACTCAGAAGATCGCCCAGAATACACTGAAAACGCATTCAATTATCAACCTCAGCCGATCATTGAAGAGTTTGAGCCAGAAGAAGAGCCGGGTCCACCACCGCTAACCGCTGCCGATTTAGAAGCAATGCAACAATCAGCCTATGAAGAAGGCTTGGAGCAAGGTAAGCAAGCCGGTCACGCTGATGGTTTTAAAGCCGGACATGCTGAAGGGCTTGCTGCTGGTAATGCCGAAGGGCTAGAACAGGGTTTACAGCAAGGCTTAGTACAAGCGCAACAACAGATCACCGAACAAGTGAATCACTTAGCAACAGTTGCAGAAAAGCTGCTGACTCCTATCAATCAAGTGGATCGAGAAGTTGAAGATCAAGTCATGCAATTAGCACTGGGATTAGCGAAAGAGTTGATCCGAGTCGAAGTGAAAACCAATCCTCAAGTAATTTTAAATACCATTCGTGAAGTGGTGGCAACGTTACCGGTTGCGAATCGTGAAATTACCATGCACCTGCATCCTGAAGATATTGCTTTGGTTAAACAGAATTTCACAGATGAAGACTTACATGAGCGTAAATGGAAGCTGATTTCAGAGCCGGGATTAAACCGCGGTGACTTACAGGTAAATAGCCAAGATACCTCAGTTGATTATTTTATTGATGAGCGTATTCGCCATTCGCTGACTACCTTCGAAGCGATGAATAGCAGTGTGCGAGAGCAAAGCGAATGA
- the fliI gene encoding flagellar protein export ATPase FliI, whose protein sequence is MTATLAERLSRFKTEGTGCKPVASGRLVRVVGLTLEAVGCRAPVGSLCKVETLNGDLEAEVVGFSGETLFLMPSEQLQGVMPGAKVTPILHNSGLPVGPELLGRVIDGVGNPLDGLGPIFTEQRASFNAIPINPLSRKPIKEPLDVGIKAINGCLTVGKGQRIGLFAGSGVGKSVTLGMMTGGTSAQIVVVGLIGERGREVKEFIDEILGPEGRARSVVVAAPADASPLMRLKGCQTSLTIAEYFRDQGFDVLLLMDSLTRFAQAQREIALSVGEPPATKGYPPSVFAKLPALVERAGNGNENQGSITAFFTVLSEGDDLQDPIADASRAILDGHIVLSREMADAGHYPAIDVERSVSRVMPAIVSEEHMLMSKAVRQILSICRKNQDLVSIGAYKPGTDNTIDQAFSFKPKLDAYLQQTMKESVPYEMCINMLRSTLGG, encoded by the coding sequence ATGACTGCCACTTTAGCTGAACGTTTAAGCCGTTTTAAAACCGAAGGGACGGGTTGTAAGCCTGTTGCATCGGGACGGCTAGTACGTGTGGTTGGACTGACATTAGAAGCGGTTGGCTGCCGAGCACCTGTTGGTAGCCTATGTAAAGTTGAAACCCTAAATGGAGACTTAGAAGCAGAAGTCGTCGGATTTTCTGGTGAAACATTGTTTTTGATGCCAAGTGAGCAGTTGCAAGGGGTGATGCCAGGGGCGAAAGTCACACCTATTCTTCATAACAGTGGTCTGCCTGTGGGACCTGAGTTATTAGGGCGTGTTATTGACGGTGTTGGTAATCCACTTGATGGTTTAGGACCAATTTTCACCGAGCAACGTGCTTCATTTAATGCGATTCCCATTAATCCGTTATCTCGAAAACCCATTAAAGAGCCACTTGATGTTGGGATTAAAGCGATCAATGGCTGTTTAACCGTTGGTAAAGGTCAGCGTATCGGTTTGTTTGCTGGCTCTGGTGTAGGTAAGTCGGTGACGCTTGGCATGATGACCGGAGGGACCAGCGCACAAATCGTGGTCGTGGGTTTGATTGGTGAGCGTGGTCGAGAAGTAAAAGAGTTTATTGATGAGATCTTAGGCCCTGAAGGACGAGCGCGATCAGTTGTGGTAGCTGCGCCTGCTGATGCGTCACCTTTAATGCGTTTAAAAGGCTGTCAGACTTCGTTAACCATTGCGGAATACTTTCGTGATCAAGGCTTTGATGTTTTGCTGTTAATGGATTCATTGACTCGTTTTGCTCAAGCGCAACGTGAAATTGCCTTATCTGTCGGTGAGCCGCCTGCAACTAAAGGTTATCCGCCATCAGTGTTTGCCAAGCTGCCAGCCTTGGTTGAGCGAGCGGGTAACGGTAATGAAAACCAAGGTTCAATTACTGCTTTTTTCACCGTATTAAGTGAAGGTGATGATTTGCAAGATCCTATTGCCGATGCATCTCGTGCAATCTTGGATGGTCACATAGTGTTATCCCGTGAAATGGCTGATGCCGGACATTATCCTGCTATTGATGTTGAACGTTCCGTGAGTCGTGTTATGCCTGCGATTGTCAGTGAAGAGCACATGTTAATGTCAAAAGCGGTGCGTCAGATCTTATCGATTTGCCGTAAAAATCAGGATTTGGTTTCCATTGGCGCTTATAAGCCGGGAACAGATAACACCATTGATCAGGCTTTTAGCTTTAAACCTAAATTGGACGCTTATCTGCAACAAACAATGAAAGAATCGGTGCCGTATGAAATGTGCATCAATATGTTGCGTTCAACCCTTGGTGGCTAA
- the fliJ gene encoding flagellar export protein FliJ, protein MSNALALIIEQAKEQEHQASLALNQARIDQENYRQQLAQIEQYRLDYLNQLSTRGQQGLTASQYSHLQKFLTQLDNTLEKQKQAGGYFEEQIQKCAQHWQEMQQKRRSVEWLVEKRKREHQKWLDKQEQKMMDEFVTLQFARRLQQ, encoded by the coding sequence ATGTCTAATGCATTAGCATTGATCATTGAACAAGCGAAAGAGCAAGAGCATCAAGCCAGTCTTGCTTTAAACCAAGCCCGTATCGATCAAGAAAATTATCGACAGCAGTTAGCACAAATTGAGCAATACCGTTTGGATTACCTCAATCAACTTTCTACGCGTGGTCAGCAAGGGCTAACAGCAAGTCAATATAGCCATTTACAGAAGTTCTTAACGCAGCTGGATAATACCTTAGAGAAACAAAAGCAAGCGGGTGGTTACTTTGAAGAGCAAATCCAAAAATGCGCTCAACATTGGCAAGAGATGCAACAGAAACGTCGCTCAGTGGAATGGTTAGTTGAAAAGCGTAAACGTGAGCATCAAAAGTGGCTGGATAAGCAAGAGCAAAAGATGATGGATGAGTTCGTCACCCTGCAATTTGCGCGACGATTACAACAGTAA
- a CDS encoding flagellar hook-length control protein FliK — MNLLNPLSTQHSKVASAGASNAKSVDQTEGEQEGLFGQQLQQASSEQASVTDLKSKEKNVDAGDSEASDDIVKTDVEPLLETENSELSENKTDESVVTDEVEFTGAIATESTTQADEVKDESVDKAMLEGADFLQRLNQSNQQFSNQSAEGGKALPLNDDGAKDIEVSEEGEIAELKQAGLLDSLKSFAAKQPTELTDKEKTLLADAKSNEQKQAINTVGGKNITAETDEEAAQQVIDPELKKTLTGISADQSLNKTVLTSGKTAEVLAAAGAMETIKRSLGEVSEKDSSLAQPLSAQMGSQQATAMKMEPQIAAAQVQTPLLLTKEQAGEQISERINMMMAKNLKQVDIRLDPPELGKIQIKLTLNQDQASVQFTVNNSQTRDMVEHAMPRLREMMHQQGLQLAQGSVSQDNSSQFAQQQFTQQQQSEQQSRFL; from the coding sequence ATGAATCTATTAAATCCATTATCAACCCAGCATTCAAAAGTTGCTTCCGCTGGTGCATCTAACGCCAAGTCTGTTGATCAAACAGAAGGTGAGCAAGAAGGCTTATTTGGGCAGCAATTACAACAAGCCTCTTCTGAGCAAGCGTCTGTAACCGATTTAAAATCAAAAGAAAAAAACGTTGATGCTGGTGACAGTGAAGCGTCTGATGACATTGTAAAGACGGATGTTGAACCGCTACTTGAAACTGAAAATTCTGAGTTATCAGAAAATAAAACGGATGAAAGTGTTGTTACTGATGAGGTCGAATTTACAGGTGCTATAGCGACTGAAAGTACAACCCAAGCTGATGAAGTTAAAGATGAAAGCGTTGACAAAGCCATGCTTGAAGGTGCTGATTTCCTTCAGCGATTAAATCAGTCTAATCAGCAGTTTAGCAATCAATCAGCTGAAGGTGGCAAAGCTTTGCCGCTAAACGATGATGGTGCTAAGGATATTGAGGTGAGCGAAGAGGGTGAGATCGCAGAGCTAAAACAAGCAGGATTACTTGATAGCTTGAAATCCTTTGCTGCTAAACAGCCAACCGAGCTGACTGATAAAGAAAAAACATTACTGGCTGATGCTAAAAGTAATGAGCAAAAACAGGCAATTAATACTGTTGGTGGCAAGAACATTACAGCTGAAACCGATGAAGAGGCAGCTCAGCAAGTTATCGATCCCGAGTTGAAGAAAACTTTAACAGGCATTAGTGCGGATCAAAGCCTTAATAAAACAGTTTTAACGAGCGGTAAGACCGCAGAAGTACTAGCAGCCGCTGGGGCAATGGAAACCATCAAACGTAGTTTAGGTGAGGTATCAGAAAAAGACAGTAGCTTAGCTCAACCATTATCTGCACAGATGGGCTCCCAGCAAGCAACTGCCATGAAGATGGAGCCTCAGATAGCGGCAGCACAAGTACAAACGCCTTTGCTACTGACTAAAGAGCAAGCAGGAGAGCAAATCTCTGAGCGCATCAATATGATGATGGCGAAGAATTTAAAACAGGTAGATATCCGTTTAGATCCGCCAGAGCTGGGTAAAATTCAGATCAAATTAACTTTGAACCAAGATCAAGCATCGGTGCAATTTACCGTTAATAACAGCCAAACAAGAGATATGGTTGAACATGCAATGCCAAGATTGCGAGAAATGATGCACCAACAGGGATTACAGTTAGCACAAGGTTCAGTCAGCCAAGATAATTCGAGCCAATTTGCACAGCAGCAGTTCACACAACAACAGCAATCAGAGCAGCAAAGTCGGTTCCTCTAG
- the fliL gene encoding flagellar basal body-associated protein FliL, whose product MAMGKKKLMIISAAVVVLLLAGGIGFWLLSGDDAAEPQQAAEVAQQDAVKAPVMSAYYVVLPQPFTFNVTGDSRDRVVQIKVQLMVRGDKNEALAKQHTPLIESTLLQAFGVATVEQLRNPNGRDQLRQQALEAVKATMVKVAGTPAVERVLFTGFVMQ is encoded by the coding sequence ATGGCGATGGGCAAGAAAAAGCTGATGATAATAAGCGCAGCAGTAGTGGTTTTATTGTTGGCTGGTGGCATTGGTTTTTGGTTGCTCAGTGGTGATGATGCCGCAGAGCCTCAACAAGCAGCGGAAGTTGCTCAGCAGGATGCTGTTAAAGCGCCCGTTATGTCTGCGTACTATGTCGTATTACCTCAGCCATTTACCTTTAATGTGACAGGAGATTCCCGCGATCGCGTGGTTCAAATTAAAGTGCAATTAATGGTAAGAGGGGATAAGAATGAAGCCCTCGCTAAGCAACATACGCCTTTAATTGAAAGCACCTTGCTTCAAGCTTTTGGTGTAGCAACGGTTGAACAATTACGTAACCCTAATGGTCGTGATCAATTACGTCAGCAAGCGTTGGAAGCCGTGAAAGCGACAATGGTAAAAGTGGCTGGAACACCAGCGGTTGAGCGGGTTCTTTTTACCGGTTTTGTAATGCAGTAG
- the fliM gene encoding flagellar motor switch protein FliM, with the protein MSDLLTQDEIDALLHGVDEPEDDLHDDEASSDVATFDFSSQDRIVRGRMPTLELINERFARHMRISLFNMLRKTAEVSINGVQMIKFGEYQNTLYVPTSLNMVRFRPLKGTALITMEARLVFILVENFFGGDGRFHAKIEGREFTPTERRIVQMLLKLVFEDYREAWSPVMGVEFEYLDSEVNPTMANIVSPTEVIVVSSFHIEVDGGGGDFHVVMPYSMVEPIRELLDASVQSDKMDTDVRWSKALRDEIMDVPVNLRAKLLDVDLSLRDLMELQVGDVIPIDMPEQATIFIEDLPTYHAKMGRSGDNVALKISEKLKRPDMVKTDLAFLDRDELGTALLNINSDSNE; encoded by the coding sequence GTGAGCGATTTATTAACCCAAGATGAAATTGATGCGCTACTTCATGGTGTAGATGAACCAGAAGATGATCTTCATGACGATGAAGCGAGTAGTGATGTTGCGACGTTTGATTTCTCTTCCCAAGACCGTATTGTCCGCGGTCGTATGCCAACGCTTGAGTTGATCAACGAGCGTTTTGCTCGCCATATGCGGATCAGCTTATTTAACATGCTGCGCAAAACGGCTGAAGTCTCTATTAACGGCGTGCAGATGATTAAATTTGGTGAATATCAAAACACGCTGTACGTCCCTACTAGTTTGAACATGGTGCGTTTTCGTCCGCTAAAAGGGACGGCTTTGATCACTATGGAAGCACGTTTGGTATTCATCTTAGTAGAAAACTTTTTTGGTGGTGATGGACGTTTCCACGCCAAAATTGAAGGTCGTGAATTTACCCCAACAGAGCGTCGTATCGTTCAAATGCTATTGAAATTGGTGTTTGAAGATTATCGTGAGGCTTGGTCGCCTGTGATGGGCGTTGAGTTTGAATATTTAGACTCAGAAGTCAACCCGACGATGGCAAACATTGTCAGCCCAACTGAAGTGATTGTAGTGAGTTCATTTCATATCGAAGTGGATGGTGGTGGTGGTGATTTTCACGTTGTGATGCCGTATTCCATGGTTGAGCCAATCCGTGAATTGCTCGATGCGAGTGTGCAAAGTGACAAAATGGATACTGATGTCCGTTGGAGTAAGGCGCTGCGTGATGAAATCATGGATGTGCCCGTTAATCTTCGAGCCAAACTGCTTGATGTCGATTTATCGCTTCGTGATTTGATGGAATTACAAGTCGGAGACGTGATCCCAATTGATATGCCTGAGCAGGCAACGATTTTTATCGAAGACTTGCCAACCTACCACGCCAAAATGGGACGTTCAGGTGACAATGTTGCTTTAAAAATCAGTGAGAAATTGAAACGTCCAGATATGGTGAAAACAGATTTGGCTTTTTTAGATCGTGATGAGCTAGGCACGGCATTACTTAATATCAATAGCGATAGTAACGAATAA
- the fliN gene encoding flagellar motor switch protein FliN: MSDNNDQQMADDWAAALAEQANDVQPAPLEELTDDSTPITDDERRKLDTIMDIPVTISMEVGRTQISIRNLLQLNQGSVVELDRIAGESLDVMVNGTLIAHGEVVVVNDKFGIRLTDVISQTERIKKLR, encoded by the coding sequence ATGTCAGATAATAATGATCAACAAATGGCAGATGATTGGGCAGCGGCATTAGCTGAGCAAGCTAACGATGTGCAGCCAGCACCTTTAGAAGAGCTAACCGACGACAGTACACCGATCACTGATGATGAGCGTCGTAAACTTGATACCATTATGGATATTCCTGTCACGATTTCAATGGAAGTTGGGCGTACTCAGATCAGTATTCGTAACTTGTTGCAATTAAACCAAGGTTCAGTGGTTGAGCTTGATCGTATTGCTGGTGAATCATTGGATGTGATGGTCAATGGAACCTTGATTGCGCACGGTGAAGTCGTTGTGGTCAACGATAAGTTTGGTATCCGTTTGACTGATGTGATCAGCCAAACTGAGCGTATTAAAAAGCTGCGTTAA
- the fliO gene encoding flagellar biosynthetic protein FliO: MKGKIAQALLALSLLFGGGASWAQTEVAEKTAPQLGRAPELNIATTLASLLLVLVIIVFLAWLLKRMRVAGISGNDSGLKVVKQLAVGQRERVVLLQVGEEQMLVGITQHNISLLSKLDKPLTMDESPSGDFASQLSKLMKNNVKK; this comes from the coding sequence ATGAAAGGGAAAATAGCGCAGGCATTACTGGCTTTATCCTTATTATTTGGGGGGGGAGCTAGTTGGGCGCAAACGGAAGTTGCAGAAAAAACAGCACCTCAGTTAGGTCGTGCGCCTGAACTAAATATCGCCACTACGCTTGCTTCGTTATTGCTGGTACTTGTGATCATCGTGTTTCTTGCTTGGCTACTAAAGCGTATGCGAGTAGCCGGAATTAGCGGCAATGACTCAGGGCTAAAAGTGGTAAAGCAGTTAGCTGTCGGTCAACGAGAAAGAGTGGTTTTGCTACAAGTGGGTGAAGAGCAAATGTTAGTGGGGATCACCCAACATAACATTTCTTTACTGAGTAAATTGGATAAGCCTTTAACCATGGACGAATCGCCAAGTGGGGATTTTGCATCTCAGCTTAGCAAGTTAATGAAAAATAATGTTAAAAAATAG